In one window of Acidovorax sp. HDW3 DNA:
- a CDS encoding alkaline phosphatase: protein MNAARRAWLQRAALAACAMQLPRWAWANPQPWQQDPFALGVASGEPGAHSLVLWTRLASAPPQLPAQTVHWELAHDAQFRRPVQRGQALAAPEWGHSVHVQLQGLQPGRWYFYRFHCGGATSATGRTRTAPAAGELPAQLRLVFASCQRWEHGQYAAWWHAAQDAPDLVLFLGDYIYEYASPRERSTLARSHDLPLARTLQDYRDRYALYKSDPLLQAAHAACPWAVTWDDHEVENDWAGSAGPDGAQAFAPQRAAAFQAYYEHMPLSATAWLQGGLQLYRSLDWGQLARIHLLDDRQYRDWQACRQPGRSGAASVRASDCPSLHDRARTLLGPAQEQWLAAQLAQAPARWSVLAQQTLFSPRHYPSGLQSTDNWDGYPAARTRLLASLQQHPQRNTVFLGGDIHQNYVCQVHAKAEQPDSALLASEFCSTSISSRSGTAQEKVDAIARHNPHVLLARCEERGYGLAEITPQTWRTTLRAVANPLDARSPAYTLAQFVVTDGHPGPVRA, encoded by the coding sequence ATGAACGCCGCGCGGCGCGCGTGGCTGCAGCGCGCCGCCCTGGCCGCTTGCGCCATGCAACTGCCGCGCTGGGCCTGGGCCAACCCCCAGCCCTGGCAGCAAGACCCCTTTGCCCTGGGCGTGGCCAGCGGCGAGCCCGGCGCCCACAGCCTGGTGCTGTGGACGCGCCTGGCCAGCGCCCCGCCACAGCTGCCAGCGCAGACCGTGCACTGGGAGCTGGCGCACGACGCGCAGTTTCGCCGCCCGGTGCAACGCGGCCAGGCGCTGGCCGCACCCGAATGGGGCCACAGCGTACACGTGCAGCTGCAGGGCCTGCAGCCGGGGCGCTGGTACTTCTACCGCTTTCACTGCGGCGGCGCCACCAGCGCCACCGGGCGCACGCGCACCGCGCCGGCTGCGGGCGAGCTGCCAGCGCAGCTGCGCCTGGTGTTCGCCTCCTGCCAGCGCTGGGAGCACGGGCAATACGCCGCCTGGTGGCACGCGGCGCAAGACGCCCCCGACCTGGTGCTGTTCCTGGGCGACTACATCTACGAATACGCCAGCCCGCGCGAGCGCAGCACCCTGGCGCGCAGCCACGACCTGCCGCTGGCACGCACCCTGCAGGACTACCGTGACCGCTACGCCCTGTACAAAAGCGACCCGCTGCTGCAGGCCGCGCACGCCGCCTGCCCCTGGGCCGTGACCTGGGACGACCACGAGGTCGAGAACGACTGGGCCGGCAGCGCCGGCCCCGACGGCGCCCAGGCTTTTGCGCCCCAGCGCGCTGCCGCCTTCCAGGCGTACTACGAGCACATGCCCCTGTCCGCCACGGCCTGGCTGCAAGGCGGCCTGCAGCTGTACCGCAGCCTCGATTGGGGCCAGCTGGCGCGCATCCACCTGCTCGACGACCGCCAGTACCGCGACTGGCAAGCCTGCCGCCAGCCCGGCCGCAGCGGCGCCGCCAGCGTACGCGCCAGCGATTGCCCGAGCCTGCACGACCGGGCGCGCACCCTGCTCGGCCCGGCGCAAGAGCAGTGGCTGGCGGCGCAGCTGGCACAGGCGCCGGCGCGCTGGAGCGTGCTGGCGCAGCAAACCCTGTTCTCGCCACGCCACTACCCCTCGGGCCTGCAAAGCACCGACAACTGGGACGGCTACCCGGCAGCGCGCACGCGCCTGCTCGCCAGCTTGCAACAGCACCCGCAGCGCAACACCGTGTTCCTGGGCGGCGACATCCACCAGAACTACGTCTGCCAGGTGCACGCCAAGGCCGAACAGCCCGACTCCGCCCTGCTGGCGAGCGAGTTCTGCAGCACCTCGATCAGCTCGCGCAGCGGCACGGCGCAGGAGAAGGTGGACGCCATCGCCCGCCACAACCCGCATGTGCTGCTCGCGCGCTGCGAGGAGCGCGGCTACGGTCTGGCCGAAATCACGCCGCAGACCTGGCGCACCACGCTGCGCGCCGTGGCCAACCCGCTCGACGCCCGCAGCCCGGCCTACACCCTGGCGCAGTTCGTCGTCACCGACGGCCACCCCGGGCCGGTGCGCGCCTAA
- a CDS encoding GGDEF domain-containing protein, with protein MAERTTSDIARETLKQLALRRLAPTPEHYQAVYAEIAGVPAASLGFPEGQLRAIMRVLPAQTPPQIRLLEQFGAAVHRQDWTALQSVLVGYANLGLQAAGTALPPPEPAPLQVLPNDLAEQIARLLDSLRTILSEDDARVHDMALEITQLLRTNHPPSSTLTLLLANFSYRLSFSAEELQAIRLGLLTLLHLVFENISALSPNDDWLRGQAEALMAAATPPLSLRRLDDVQRRLKDVIFKQTEARARSNEAQEQMKELLATFIERLTSICSTSDQFHLTLERCADQIGQASRLEDITPVLQEVMNATRAMALDSRIAHEELQTLRERAEEKRAEISRLQEELDQASALARHDPLTGALNRKGLDEAMEREIARARRLGSPLCVALLDIDNFKALNDRLGHASGDAALQHLTEVTRSVMRPQDMLARYGGEEFVLVLPDTTQAQGVQAMQRLQRELTTRFFLQNNEKLLITFSAGVAELGPTESSTDAIRRADQGMYLAKRAGKNRVVPA; from the coding sequence ATGGCAGAACGCACCACCTCCGATATCGCGCGCGAAACCCTCAAACAGCTGGCCCTGCGCCGACTCGCGCCCACGCCCGAGCATTACCAGGCGGTATATGCCGAAATCGCCGGCGTGCCCGCTGCCAGCCTGGGTTTTCCCGAAGGCCAGCTGCGCGCCATCATGCGCGTGCTGCCAGCACAAACTCCCCCGCAGATCCGCCTGCTCGAACAATTCGGCGCCGCCGTGCACCGCCAGGACTGGACGGCGCTGCAAAGCGTGCTCGTCGGCTACGCCAACCTCGGCCTGCAAGCCGCCGGCACGGCCCTGCCACCGCCCGAGCCAGCCCCCCTGCAAGTCCTGCCCAACGACCTGGCCGAACAAATCGCCCGCCTGCTCGACAGTCTGCGCACCATCCTGAGCGAAGACGACGCCCGCGTGCACGACATGGCGCTGGAGATCACGCAGCTGCTGCGCACCAACCACCCACCCAGCTCCACCCTGACGCTGCTGCTGGCCAACTTCAGCTACCGCCTGTCGTTCTCGGCCGAAGAGCTACAGGCCATCCGCCTCGGGCTGCTGACCTTGCTGCACCTGGTGTTCGAGAACATCTCCGCCCTGAGCCCGAACGACGACTGGCTGCGCGGCCAGGCCGAGGCGCTGATGGCCGCAGCCACCCCGCCGCTGAGCCTGCGCCGCCTCGACGACGTGCAGCGGCGCCTCAAAGACGTCATCTTCAAACAAACCGAAGCCCGCGCCCGCTCGAACGAAGCGCAGGAACAAATGAAGGAGCTGCTCGCCACCTTCATCGAACGCCTGACCAGCATTTGTTCCACCAGCGACCAGTTCCACCTCACACTCGAACGCTGCGCCGACCAAATCGGCCAGGCCAGCCGGCTCGAAGACATCACCCCGGTGCTGCAAGAGGTGATGAACGCCACCCGCGCCATGGCGCTCGACAGCCGCATCGCACACGAAGAGCTGCAAACCCTGCGTGAGCGCGCGGAAGAAAAACGCGCCGAAATCTCACGCCTGCAAGAAGAACTCGACCAGGCCAGCGCCCTGGCGCGCCACGACCCCCTGACCGGCGCCCTCAACCGCAAGGGCCTGGACGAAGCCATGGAGCGCGAAATCGCCCGCGCGCGCCGCCTGGGCTCACCGCTGTGCGTGGCGCTGCTCGACATTGACAACTTCAAGGCCCTCAACGACCGCCTGGGCCACGCCAGCGGCGACGCCGCGCTGCAACACCTGACCGAGGTCACGCGCTCCGTCATGCGCCCGCAGGACATGCTGGCGCGCTACGGCGGCGAAGAATTCGTGCTCGTGCTGCCCGACACCACCCAGGCCCAGGGCGTGCAGGCCATGCAGCGCCTGCAGCGCGAGCTGACGACGCGGTTTTTCCTGCAAAACAACGAAAAGCTGCTCATCACCTTCAGCGCCGGCGTGGCCGAGCTGGGCCCAACCGAAAGCAGCACCGACGCCATCCGCCGCGCCGACCAAGGCATGTACCTGGCCAAGCGCGCCGGCAAAAACCGCGTCGTGCCGGCATGA
- the surE gene encoding 5'/3'-nucleotidase SurE has product MKILISNDDGYQAPGIVALYEALRTVADVEVVAPEHNNSAKSNALTLNAPLYVQRAANGFRYINGTPADCVHIALTGLLGYRPDLVVSGINNGANMGDDTLYSGTVGAAMEGYLFGVPAIAFSQVDKGWGELESAALKARDLVQQMLAQQLVGAAPWLLNVNIPNMPYAALRPLKLCRLGRRHAAQQVITQQSPRGETMYWIGGAGAAKDAAEGTDFYATAQGHVAVTPLQVDLTDHDHLAYWAQTAARLASGAALEG; this is encoded by the coding sequence ATGAAAATTCTCATTTCCAACGACGACGGTTACCAGGCTCCGGGCATCGTGGCGCTGTACGAGGCGCTGCGCACGGTGGCCGACGTTGAAGTCGTCGCCCCCGAGCACAACAACAGTGCCAAGTCCAATGCCTTGACGCTCAATGCTCCGCTGTATGTGCAGCGCGCGGCCAATGGCTTTCGCTACATCAATGGCACGCCGGCCGATTGCGTGCACATCGCCCTCACGGGGCTGCTGGGCTACCGGCCTGATCTGGTGGTTTCGGGCATCAATAACGGCGCCAACATGGGCGACGACACCTTGTATTCAGGCACGGTGGGTGCGGCTATGGAAGGGTATTTGTTTGGCGTCCCGGCGATTGCCTTTTCGCAAGTGGACAAGGGCTGGGGCGAACTGGAATCGGCTGCGCTCAAGGCGCGCGATCTGGTGCAGCAGATGCTGGCGCAGCAGCTGGTGGGAGCAGCCCCCTGGTTGCTCAATGTGAACATTCCCAACATGCCCTACGCAGCGTTGCGCCCGCTCAAGCTCTGCCGCCTGGGGCGGCGTCATGCGGCGCAGCAGGTGATTACGCAGCAAAGCCCGCGCGGCGAGACCATGTACTGGATCGGTGGCGCCGGCGCTGCCAAGGACGCTGCCGAGGGTACGGATTTTTATGCCACGGCGCAGGGCCATGTGGCGGTGACGCCGCTGCAGGTCGATCTGACCGATCACGACCACCTGGCCTACTGGGCCCAAACAGCGGCGCGCTTGGCCAGCGGCGCGGCGCTGGAGGGTTGA
- a CDS encoding peptidoglycan DD-metalloendopeptidase family protein, with amino-acid sequence MLVSRAGWLGSSIALAAALLLVGCGTSLNRAPVEDRGTAVGGVSASPGQVVDAPKLLPGAENAGKPGYYSVKPGDTLIRIGLENGQSWKDIARWNNLENPNLIEVGQVLRVVSPGAAVAAAPVPPAVVGGDTGVVTRPVGSPAVAPAAGAAAPVPAPVPAPAAASTEDGVAFVWPASGSLLAGFDEARNKGYDIGGKVGDPVLAAADGRVVYAGAGLRGYGNLVILKHNNTYLTAYAHNQTLLVKEDQSVRKGQKIAEMGSTDADRVKLHFEIRRQGKPVDPSRYLPAR; translated from the coding sequence ATGTTGGTTTCGCGTGCTGGGTGGCTGGGGAGTTCGATCGCATTGGCGGCAGCGTTGCTGTTGGTCGGTTGCGGCACCTCGCTCAACCGGGCTCCGGTGGAAGATCGTGGTACGGCCGTGGGGGGCGTTAGCGCCAGCCCAGGCCAGGTGGTGGATGCGCCTAAGCTGCTGCCCGGGGCGGAAAACGCCGGCAAGCCCGGCTACTACAGCGTCAAGCCTGGCGATACGCTGATTCGCATTGGTTTGGAGAACGGCCAGTCGTGGAAAGACATTGCGCGCTGGAACAATCTTGAAAACCCGAACCTGATCGAAGTCGGCCAGGTGCTGCGCGTGGTATCGCCGGGCGCTGCCGTGGCGGCGGCACCCGTGCCACCAGCGGTGGTGGGTGGCGATACGGGCGTGGTCACGCGCCCGGTGGGCTCTCCGGCCGTGGCGCCGGCGGCTGGCGCTGCTGCTCCTGTGCCTGCACCTGTGCCAGCACCTGCAGCGGCCAGCACGGAAGATGGCGTGGCCTTTGTCTGGCCGGCGTCGGGCAGTTTGCTGGCGGGGTTTGATGAGGCGCGCAACAAGGGCTACGACATTGGCGGCAAGGTGGGCGACCCCGTGCTTGCTGCGGCCGATGGGCGCGTGGTTTACGCCGGTGCCGGGCTGCGCGGTTACGGCAATCTCGTCATCCTCAAGCACAACAATACCTACCTGACCGCTTACGCGCACAACCAGACGCTGCTGGTCAAGGAAGACCAGAGCGTGCGCAAGGGGCAGAAAATTGCCGAAATGGGCAGTACCGACGCCGATCGCGTCAAGCTGCACTTTGAGATCCGCCGCCAGGGCAAGCCGGTCGATCCCTCGCGCTACCTGCCGGCGCGTTGA
- a CDS encoding protein-L-isoaspartate(D-aspartate) O-methyltransferase codes for MQQPRRPGFPARLPPLQPGTARAPAAVPLAPAPRPQGVGLDSAAVRARMVQRLAAAGIQALPVLQAMQDVERHRFVDTALVNQAYEDTSLPIGLGQTISKPSVVARMVQLLLGAPVAVAGLGRVLEIGTGCGYQAAVLARVAREVYSMERLRGLHERARANLRPLRLANVHLIFGDGMGGYAQGAPYAGIIAAAGGEAVPPAWYQQLAVGGRLVAPMADSRGQQALLVVDKTEHGFQERLLEAVHFVPLKSGVA; via the coding sequence ATGCAGCAGCCGCGTCGCCCGGGTTTTCCAGCCCGTCTGCCGCCGCTGCAACCCGGTACGGCGCGTGCACCGGCGGCTGTGCCGCTGGCGCCAGCGCCCCGACCCCAGGGCGTGGGGCTCGATTCTGCCGCCGTGCGCGCGCGCATGGTGCAGCGCCTGGCGGCGGCGGGCATTCAGGCGCTGCCGGTGCTGCAAGCCATGCAGGACGTGGAGCGCCATCGGTTTGTCGATACGGCCCTGGTCAACCAGGCATACGAGGACACCAGCCTGCCCATCGGCCTGGGCCAGACCATCTCCAAGCCCAGCGTGGTGGCGCGCATGGTGCAGTTGTTATTGGGCGCGCCCGTCGCTGTAGCTGGGTTGGGGCGGGTGCTGGAGATCGGCACCGGTTGTGGTTACCAGGCTGCCGTGCTCGCGCGCGTGGCGCGCGAGGTGTATTCCATGGAGCGGCTGCGCGGCTTGCACGAGCGCGCCCGCGCCAACCTGCGGCCACTGCGCCTGGCCAACGTGCACCTGATTTTTGGTGATGGCATGGGGGGCTATGCCCAGGGCGCACCCTACGCCGGCATCATTGCTGCCGCCGGTGGCGAGGCCGTGCCACCAGCGTGGTACCAGCAGCTGGCGGTGGGCGGGCGTTTGGTGGCCCCCATGGCCGACAGCCGGGGACAGCAGGCCTTGTTGGTGGTGGATAAAACCGAGCATGGGTTTCAGGAGCGCCTGCTCGAAGCGGTTCATTTTGTCCCCCTAAAATCGGGGGTTGCCTGA